The region GACACGCTGGTCGCCCTGCACCTGCAGCCGAGCGTGGCCACCGTCGAGGCGATCCTCGGTGTGCTCAAGGCCGGTGGGGCGTACGTCCCGCTGAACCTGGCCTATCCCCGGGAGCGGCTGGAGTTCATCCTCGCCGACACCGGCGCACCGGTCCTGATCACCGACCGGGAACTGCGGGACCGGCTGCCGACCTACGCCGGGCAGGTAATCTGCCTGGACGACGAGGAGCCGACCGCGCCGACCGAGCCGAACGCCGCCGAGCCGGCCGTCGACGGGGGGCTGGACGCGCCCAGGTCGACGGTCGCGCCGGAGAACCTGGCCTACGTCATCTACACGTCGGGCTCCACCGGCACCCCGAAGGGGGTCCTGGTCGAACACCGCCAGGTGGTACGGCTACTCACCGCCACCGAGGCACACTTCGACTTCGACGAGAACGACGTCTGGGCGATGCTGCACTCGTACGCCTTCGACTTCTCCGTCTGGGAGATCTGGGGCGCCCTGGCGTACGGCGGTCGGCTCGTCGTCGTACCCACCGACGCCATCCGGGACCAGGAGCGGTTGTTGGACGTGCTGCGTGAGCAGCGGGTGACCGTGCTCAACCAGACTCCGGCGGCGTTCCGGGGACTACGGGCCACCCTCACCGAGACCGATCGCTCCTTCGCCGACCTCGACGTGCGGACCGTCGTCTTCGGCGGCGACGCGCTACACCTGCGCGACCTGCGGCACTGGATGAGCCAGTACGGCGACCAGAAGCCGGCCCTGGTCAACATGTACGGCATCACCGAGACGACGGTGCACGTCACCGCCGGACGGATCCGCCGTCGCGACGTACGCCGGAACGTCTCCTCGCCGATCGGTCGTCCCCTGGACGACCTACGGGCCTACGTGCTGGACCGGCACCTCAACCCGGTGCCGGCAGGGGTGCCAGGCGAGTTGTACGTTGCGGGGTCGGGCCTCGCCCGGGGCTACCTCAACCGGTCGGCGCTGACCGCCGAACGGTTCCTGCCGGAGCCGTTCAGCGGGATCCCCGGGGCCCGGATGTACCGCACCGGCGACCGGGTGCGCTGGTCAACCGACGGGACCCTGGAATACCTGGGCCGGGTGGACCGGCAGGTGAAGATCCGTGGCTACCGGATCGAGCTCGGCGAGATCGAGGCGGCCCTGCACCGCAGCCCCGAGGTGCGGTCCGCGGCGGTGCTGGTCAACGAGGACGCCGGCGGCGACCGGCGGCTGGTCGCCTATGTCGTCCCGGCCGACCCCGCTGCCCGACCGACTCCGGCCCGACTGCGGGAGCAGGTCGGGCAGAGCCTGGCCGACTACATGGTGCCGGCCGCGTTCGTGGTGCTCGACGCGTTCCCACTCACCCCGAACGGCAAGCTGGACCATCGGGCCCTGCCGGACCCGGACGTGACCCAGCAGACGGAACAGGAGTTCATCGAGCCGCGTACCGAGCACGAACGGTTGATCGCCGGTATCTGGGCTGAGCTGCTCAACCTCGACCGGGTCGGCATCGACGACGACTTCTTCGACATCGGTGGCCATTCGCTGCTCGCCACCCGGGTCGTCACCCGGATCCGGGCCGGTCTGGAGGCCAGGGGCGGAGGTGGATCGATCGCCCTGATGGACCTGTTCCGCTGCCGGACGGTCCGGGAACTCGCCCGGCTACTCGACGAACCAGCCGACGCGGACCGACCGGCCCGACTGCTACACGAGCTGACCAGGCCGGTCCGGGACGACCAGCACGTGCTGTCCCTGGTCTGCGTTCCGTACGGGGGCGGCAGCGCAGCGGTCTACCAGGCGCTGGCCGAGGCGATGCCGGGCGGGCACCGGCTCTACTCGGTGGCCATCCACAACGAGGAGGCCGGCGGCTCGCAGGACACGCTGGAGTTCGACGATCTGGTCGCCGGAATCGTCACCGAGATCCTGCGGGACGTGTCGGGGCCGCTGGCCCTCTACGGCCACTGCGGCATCGGCAGCGCCACGGTGGTGGAGGTGGCCCGGCGACTGGAGCAGGCTGGACGGGACCTGACTGCCGTCTACATCGGTGGCATCTTTCCGTTCGCCCGGCCCAAGGGCATCCTCAGCGGACTGTCGCGCTTCGCCGAGATGGAGTCGCTACGCAGCAACCGCACCTTCATCAACCGGCTGATCGGCCGGGGCGTCGACATCGAGGACCTGGGCCTCGACGAGGTCAACCGGATCATCCGCAACATGCGGCACGACACCCGCAGCGCCGAGGACTACTACGGCGGTCTGCTCGATCGGCGGATCGCGAAGATCAGTGCCCCGGTCATCTCGGTCATCGGGGAACAGGACCCGGCCACCGACCACTACGAGGAGCGCTACCGGGAGTGGGACTTCCTCTCCGACACCTGTGCCCTGGTGGTGTTGGACGAGGGCGGCCACTACTTCAACCGGTACCGCGCCACCGAGGTGGCCGAGATCGTCACGAGGACCCACCGCGCGCTGACGGAGGACGACGCCGCGGCGTTGACCCGGGCCGCCCGGGGACCGGACAGCCCGTGGTGGCTGCACGGCATACACCGAAGTGACCGGGACGATCCCACGGACCCGCCGCCGGGCACCCGACGGCGACGCGCCGCCGTGCCGAGCATGCGTCGCTTCCTCGGGGTCGCCAGCGGCCAACTCGTCTCCCTGATCGGCTCCACGTTCACGTCGTGGGCGATTCCGATCTGGATCTACCTGACCTACGGCTCGGTGGCGCAGCTCGCTCTCTTCGTCACCCTGGGACTGCTGCCGGGACTGGTGGTGGCCCCGCTGGCCGGTGCCGTGGTGGACCGGTCCCACCGGAAGCTGGTGCTGCTCGGGGCCAGCAGCGCCGCGTTCACCATCCAACTCGGGCTAGGTGCCCTGCTGTGGACCGACACCCTGCAACTCTGGCATCTCTACGGTCTGATGGTCGCGCTGTCGGTGGCGGCGGCCTTCCAACGCCTGGCGTACGTGGCCTCCGTGCCACAACTGGTGCCGAAGCACTACCTGCGGCACGCCATCGGCGTGGTCGAGCTGGTGAACAGCTTCGGTACGCTGCTCGTCCCGCTGGTCGCCGCGAGCCTGCTGAACAGCATCGGCCTGGACGGAATCCTGATCCTGGACATCGTCAGCTACACCGTCGCCATCGGCGTCACCGCCGTCGTCCGCTGGCCGGCGATGATGGGTTGGCACCGGCGGGAGACGATGCTCGCCGAGATCGCCAACGGCTTCCGGTTCTCCTGGGGCCACCGCAACTTCCGGGCGATGCTGATCTTCTTCCTGGTGCTGAACATCTTCCTTGCCCCGGCCCTGATCCTGACCAACCCGCTGGTGCTGTCGTTCGGGGGTCTGGACGAGGCGGCCACCGTCTCGGTGCTCAGCGGCGTGGGTGCCACCGTCGCCGGGATGCTGGTGGCGATCTGGGGTGGGCCGGCCCGCCGGCCGATGCGAGGCGTCCTGCTGGCCGTCCTCATGATCGCCCTCTCCGCCATCCTGGTCGGGCTCCGACCGGATCTGGTGACGGTGGCGATCGGAGCCTGCGGCATCGCCGCCGGCCTGACCCTGACCACCGGCATCTACCGCGCCATCGTGCAGGTGAAGATCCCTCAGCGCTACCACGGCCGGGCGGCGGCCCTCAACCAGATGATCTCGTGGTCCACCCTGCCGCTGGGCTTCGCCGTAATCGCCCCGAGCGCGAGCGCGTTCTTCGAACCCATGCTGATGCCCGGCGGGGCGCTCGCCGGCACCGTCGGCACGCTGATCGGGGTCGGCGAAGGTCGGGGGATCGCGTTCGTCTACGTGCTCGCCGGGCTGGCCATCGTCGTGCTCGTCCTCGTCGCCTCGCGGATCCCCGCCGTGGCGCGGTTCGACACGGCCACCCCGGATGCCCTGCCCGACGACCTCGTCGGCGTACAGGCCCTCCAGGACCGGCACCGAGACACCACCCCGTCCGCCGAGTCGCGGACGTTGGTGGGCAGCGGCACCACCGCCGGGCGGCAGCCGTGACCACGCCGCTCGGCACCACAGTGGACGACCTGGTGGAACTCGAAGTGATCGTCACGGCCGCCGGCCGGGTCCTCGGCCGGCCGTACGGTTCGGGTGCGGCCCTGCCCCACATCCGGCTGTCCAACAGTTGGCCCCCGCCGAGCAGCCAGTTACCGGCTCGGGTCACCACCGAGACCGGCCTCGTGGTGGCCCTACTCGAACCACTCGACGCGACGGTGTTCGTGGCGGAGCCGGTCGACGGCGAACCGACCGGCGGATACGGCTGGTACGACCCGGCCGCCTTCGCTGGCACGACGGTCCGCGACTGGGTGGCCCGTTCCGCGCCCACCACCCGACCACCGTGGTATCGGTCAGGCTGGTTCAGCCGGGCCGTCGACTGGATCGACGCGACGCTGGCCAGCCGGGGCGGACGCCGGACGGGACCGGTCGCCCAGATCCGGCACTGGACGACCTCCGCCGTACTCTGTGCCCCGACCTCCGAGGGCCGGGTGTTCCTGAAGGCGGTGCTGCCGCACCTGGCCCACGAGCCACAGCTCATCAGGCACCTCGCGGGTTCGTGGCCAAGGGCGGTGCCCGAGCTGCTCGCCCACTCCCCTGACGACGGCTGGTGGCTCACCGCCGACTTCGACGCCCAGCCACCGGTACGCGATGCGATCGGCGCCCTGCGAATGCTGGCCCGGATCCAGGTCGGTGCGGTCGACCAGGTACGACGGTTGCGGGAGATCGGCTGCCCGCAGATCGGTCTCGACGACCTCGCCGATCAGGTGCCGGCACTGATGCGCCGGGCCGACCTGTGGCAACGCGCCGGCACACCGGACCGGGCGCAGTTGACCCGGATCGGAATGTGGTTGCAGGACCGGTGCGCCGAACTGGAGGACTTCGACCTCCCGCTCACCCTCGTGCACGGTGACTTCCACCAGCACAACGCCGCCGACCGGACGGACGGTCCGCTGCTGTTCGACTGGAGTTTCGCCGCCGTCTCGCACCCGCTGTTCGACCTCGCCGGCTGGCTGCACTCGGTCGGCGAGCAGGACGCCCGACGGCAGCTCACCGCCTATCTGGACGGCTGGCGGAAGTTCGCCACACCGGGCACACTGCTGGACGCATGGCGGACCGCCCGGCCGGTCGCCGCCCTGGTGGAGTTGGCCAAGTTCGCCGATCTGGCCGACCGGATGGGCCCGGCGTACGCGTTCGACTACCTGCCGATGGCGTACGTCTGGGCCCGCCGGATCCGCGACGCGTTCGATGGCCGGGACGGGCAGCTCACCGGCTGGCGCGATCCGCAGTGACCGCCACCGCAGCTGGCGCACGATCCGCAGTGACCTGCCGAACCACACCGTCAGATCGGCTGTTCGTCGACTCGGCTCATGACGATCCGGATCGCACCGGAGGGACACAACTGTACGGCGTCCTGCACCGCCTCCCAGTGTTCGACGTCCGGCGGTGAGGCCAACACCAGCACCGTTCCGGCCTCCTCATCCTGGCCGAAGACTTCGGGTGCGGCGAGGGCACACATCCCCGCACCGCAACATCGCTCGGGGTTCGCCTCGACGAACATCTGCGCCTACCAGGTGACCGGAAGTCGATGCACGCCATAGATGGCCATGTCGGTCCGCAGGGGAACCTCCCGGGCCGGTACGGCCAGCCCCAGCGTGGGAAACTCGCGCAGTAGTGCCGGGTAGGCGATCCGCATCTCCACCCGGGCCAGCTGCTGCCCGAGGCACTGGTGCACACCGTGGCCGAAGGAGAGATGGCCGGTGGCGCGCCGGGTGATGTCGAGCTGCTCCGGCTCGGGAAAGCGCGCCGAATCCCAGTTGGCTCCGGGTACTGACACGGTGACCGACTCTCCGGCCCGGATCAGCTCGCCCTCGATTTCGACGTCCTCGGTCGCGGCACGCATCGGCCCGATGTGGATGATGCTCAGATAGCGCAGCAGTTCCTCGACCGCGTTGACGGCCAGTTCCGGCTCCGACCGCAACGCCGCCATCTGTTCCGGGTGCTGTAGCAGCGCGAACGTCCCGAGCGCGAGCATGTTGGCGGTGGTCTCGTGGCCGGCGATGAGCAGCAGCAGCCCGATGTTGGTCAGTTCCTCGTCGGTCAGGTCGCTGCCGGTGACCAGACCGCCGAGCAGGTCGTCTCCCGGCTCCGCCCGCTTGTGTTCCACCAGATCCTGGAGAAACCGCTCCAGCTTGGTGGCTGCGGCCTGGCGCTGCTCGGCCTTGATATGCAGATCGAACAGTACGGCGGATTCGCGCTGGAATTCGTCCCGGGTCTCGTACGGCACACCGAGCAGTTCGCAGATCACCAGGGACGGGATGGGCAACGCGAAGGATCGCACCAGGTCCGCCGGTGGCCCTTCCTTGCGCATCGCGGCCAGGTGGTCGTCGGTGATCTGCTGGATGCGTGGGGTGAGCTGGTTCATTCGTCGGACGGTGAACTGCCCCATGAGCAGCCGACGGTAGCGGGTGTGTTCGGGCGGATCAGTGACGATCATGGCTCCCGGCGGTGCCGGTTCCAGGCGCTGCGGCGGCACATCCAGCGAAATAGGTGACCGGATCAGTTCTCGACGTGAGCTGAACCGGACGTCCGCCAGCACCGCCCGGGCCGCGTCGTAGCCAGTCACCAGCCAGCCCTCGTGCCCGTCGGGATAGATCATGCGGCTGACCGGCCGTTCGTCACGCAACGCGGTGAGATCGGTTGGCGGATCGAACGGCTGGACACGTTGGAGGGGTATTCCCTGGGGGATCGGTACCGTCGAGGTCATCGGGGTGTCCTTCTCGGTAGAGCCAGCCCTGAGTCAGAGCAAAGTGGATGGAGCTTTGTCCGAGGCTGCGATGCCAGAGCAACGAGTCCACCGTTACCTCGATCGTCCTGCGGCACGCAACACGCCCAAAAACTACCGCCTGCTACTGCAACGACACCATCTGTCATGGTGGTCTTTTGCGCCAAATGCACGTACGCGGTTCAGCGCTCGTCGGGGGTGACCGCTCGCCACTCTCGCCAGCAAGCCAGGTGTTCGTAGACGTCACTCAACTCCTGCGCCACGTCAGGGCTTCCGGTTGCCACGACCGCGGCAGCAAGTATGTCCGTAGGCATTGGCCCCGCGAGCCACTGGTCGACCTCGCGCCAGAAGTCACTCGCTCGCCGCGCGGAACCCAGGAGATCCTGGACCAGGGCGGCGAGCTGGCGCGCTGCGGGTTCCCCGGCCACTGCCGGCCATCCGAACAAATAGGGCGCGACGCTTTGGCCGCAGTCGGCAATGGTGTCGAGCACCTCGCTCGGCTCACATGGGCCGGGATAGGTCGATGTGGTCTGCTTCCACCACGCTGCTGCGAAGTCTCCGATCGCACGCCGCTCGTCGTCGGCACCCGACCGCCATGGGCCACCAATCCGGTGCGGCAGAAACGACGGGTAGCTCCATTGGTTCATCTCACCACTCGCGACCAGTTCCAGGAGCCGGGGCAGGAAGTGGTTCAGGTAGCGCTGGTCGCCCCAGGTCGTCATGGACTTGGACAGCAGCGGGCCGAGTTGTTCGTCGGTAAGGTGACGCAGCGGTGTGCGGTGGAGGTCCACCACCTGCTCCGGGCCGACACAGTGGTCGCAGTAGGCCACGGACTCGATCAGCGGGTAGCGCGCGAAGACCTCGTAGAGAGCCTCGACCGCTGCCTCCACGCCGCTACGCATCAGAGCAGGCTAGTCACGTGTCGATCCGGCTACCACAGGATTTCATGGGAACGACCGACTGCCGACGGTGCCGCTGAGCCACGCATGCGGATGGGGCACCCGTACTCGGATTCCCCACCCGCATTCGCCGGACGCGCGATCAGATCAGCCGATGGTGCAAGGGTTGCCGTTCAGGGCGTACGACGTGGGCGACGGGTTGGTGCCGCTGTGCGTCCCCTGGAAGCCGAAGCTCTGCGAACCGTTCGGGGGTATCGTGCCGTTCCAGCTCATGTTTTGGGCGGTGACCTGCCCACCGGACTGTGTCACGGTGGCGTTCCAGCCCGAGGTGACCTGCTGGCCGGCGGTGAAGCCGAAGGTCAGGATCCAGCCGTTGACGGTCGTCGTGCCGAGGTTGGCGACGGTGACGTTGGCGGTGAAGCCGGTGTTCCACGTGTTGGGTGTGTAGCTGACCCGGCAGCCACCGACTGGCGGCGGAGTGGTGGGCGAGGTGACCGTCGGCGTCGGCGTGGGCGTCACGATTCCGCCGAGCGCCTCGGTCACCGCGTCGTACGCCGGCTTCCGCTGGTAGTTGTCGTCCCAGATCAACGCCGCCCCCTGGCCGGGGAAGGTGCCGGGGACCCAGGAGTACCGGTCGGTGATGCCCCAGACCGTGACACCGGCACACCGGGCCACCGCCAGGCACACCTGGAAGACCCGCCGGTAGTCGGCGGCCTGGTTGGCCAACTTGGTGGCGTCGGCCGGAGTCTGCATGCGGATGTCCAGCTCGGTGATGCGTACGTCGACTCCGAGGTCAGCGAAGCGCTGGAGGTTCTGCTGCATATTGGCCGGCACTTGCCCGACGATCAGATGCGCCTGGAAGCCGACACAGTCGATCGGTACGCCCCGCGCCTTGAAGTCCTGGACCAGGCTGTAGATCGCGGTGCTCTTGTTGTTGATCCCGTCGGTGCTGTAGTCGTTGATGCACAGTTTGGCGGTCGGGTCGGCAGCTCGGGCGGCCCGGAACGCCTCCTCGATGTAGCCGTTGCCGAGCCGCTGCTGGAACACCGAACTCCGGCGGGATCCGTCGTCGTTGAACGCCTCGTTGACCACGTCCCAGGCGGTCACCCGACCGCGATAACGCCCGGCCACCGCGCTGATGTGGTCGACCATTGCGGTACGCAGTTCGGCCGGTGACGACAGGTTGCTGACCCAGCCGGGCAGTTGCGAGTGCCAGACCAGCGTGTGGCCGTACAGCTTCTTGCCGCCGCTGGTGGCGTAGTTCGCCACCTGGTCGGCGCCGTTCCAGTTGAACGAGCCCCGCGCGGGCTCGGTGGCGTCCCACTTCATCGCGTTCTCGGCGACGACCAGGTTGAACTCGGTGTCGGCGATGTTGCGATAGGCGGACTCCGACAGGCGGTTCGGGTCGAGGGCGAAGCCGATCTCCTTCCCCTTCGCCTCCGCCAGGTCCTTGAGCGTAGTGGCGGAACTGGCAAGGGCCGGCACCACGGCCCCGGCGATCATCGCCAGGGCCGTGGCCGTGAGAAGCCCGACGAGGGTACGGCGACGGCCTCTCCCCGGATGGGTCCTTCTGTCGATCATGAGGTCTCCTCCACAGACGGATGGGTGACCTCGGCCGGGTACGCCGATGGCACGACGGACACGTCGAATGCCGCGTGCCCCGTCACTGGAAACCGTGCAGACGACAACAACGGGGCGGGTGATCCGGCCGAGCGTGACACGCACGACGGCCACCGTCGATGGGAGCGCTTCCAAGTATCAGCACGCGGCGAAGCTCGCGTCAATGGGGTGATTCGCCTGCTCGCGTTTGCCACGCGCGTAGGGGGTCCACCACGCCAACTTGGCTTACGCTCGCTGGAACACCAGGTACGTCATTTTCGCCCGGATGAGGTACGTGCTGTCCCAGTCGATCACAAGGGGGTGCGACCAGGACTTTCGCGAAACTCAGCGGTCTCGGGCCCCCTCCGCCACCCGCTGTAGACGGCGGTAGTGCTCCTGCCGCTCGGAC is a window of Micromonospora polyrhachis DNA encoding:
- a CDS encoding ferredoxin, whose translation is MFVEANPERCCGAGMCALAAPEVFGQDEEAGTVLVLASPPDVEHWEAVQDAVQLCPSGAIRIVMSRVDEQPI
- a CDS encoding phosphotransferase family protein — encoded protein: MTTPLGTTVDDLVELEVIVTAAGRVLGRPYGSGAALPHIRLSNSWPPPSSQLPARVTTETGLVVALLEPLDATVFVAEPVDGEPTGGYGWYDPAAFAGTTVRDWVARSAPTTRPPWYRSGWFSRAVDWIDATLASRGGRRTGPVAQIRHWTTSAVLCAPTSEGRVFLKAVLPHLAHEPQLIRHLAGSWPRAVPELLAHSPDDGWWLTADFDAQPPVRDAIGALRMLARIQVGAVDQVRRLREIGCPQIGLDDLADQVPALMRRADLWQRAGTPDRAQLTRIGMWLQDRCAELEDFDLPLTLVHGDFHQHNAADRTDGPLLFDWSFAAVSHPLFDLAGWLHSVGEQDARRQLTAYLDGWRKFATPGTLLDAWRTARPVAALVELAKFADLADRMGPAYAFDYLPMAYVWARRIRDAFDGRDGQLTGWRDPQ
- a CDS encoding non-ribosomal peptide synthetase/MFS transporter, whose protein sequence is MSVAPDSGTRDVRLSATKQALLDRLLRPRAESAARIGPRPADAPRVLSYAQERLWFVEQLGTGGAAYHVSVAVWLDGPVDATLLRGALDDLAARHESLRMSFPPVEDGQPSVAVAETLSVPLRLDTVTADDPADGRQQALDLARIEAASPFEIAAGPLVRAQLIRYGEQAHLLSLETHHIVSDGWSIDVLVGDLLTAYRARQAGAEPTWAPLPVQYGDYAHWQRDQPSVERGLKYWTDQLAGVPALELPTDRPRPPTQRFDGATHQFEIDAPLAGAVTELARRHDATLYMTLLAAYQLLMARYSDQTDFAVGSPVAGRDHSELEGLVGMFVNMLPMRAQLGDEESFGQLLGRTRRTVLDGLSHQRVQFEQLVAELGVARDVSRSPLFQATFALQNYQIRDHSTGAGADGDGLAARWEILDLSATRFDLELLVVETRSGQLYCEFTYNTGLFDAATVERMSRHLTHLLRTVTARPDAPLRDLGLLTDSDRSVVLEQWAGGAARFPVEQTLPELFEAQARRRPDAVALVFGDTEVSYAALDRRADRLAHRLRRLGVGPDTLVALHLQPSVATVEAILGVLKAGGAYVPLNLAYPRERLEFILADTGAPVLITDRELRDRLPTYAGQVICLDDEEPTAPTEPNAAEPAVDGGLDAPRSTVAPENLAYVIYTSGSTGTPKGVLVEHRQVVRLLTATEAHFDFDENDVWAMLHSYAFDFSVWEIWGALAYGGRLVVVPTDAIRDQERLLDVLREQRVTVLNQTPAAFRGLRATLTETDRSFADLDVRTVVFGGDALHLRDLRHWMSQYGDQKPALVNMYGITETTVHVTAGRIRRRDVRRNVSSPIGRPLDDLRAYVLDRHLNPVPAGVPGELYVAGSGLARGYLNRSALTAERFLPEPFSGIPGARMYRTGDRVRWSTDGTLEYLGRVDRQVKIRGYRIELGEIEAALHRSPEVRSAAVLVNEDAGGDRRLVAYVVPADPAARPTPARLREQVGQSLADYMVPAAFVVLDAFPLTPNGKLDHRALPDPDVTQQTEQEFIEPRTEHERLIAGIWAELLNLDRVGIDDDFFDIGGHSLLATRVVTRIRAGLEARGGGGSIALMDLFRCRTVRELARLLDEPADADRPARLLHELTRPVRDDQHVLSLVCVPYGGGSAAVYQALAEAMPGGHRLYSVAIHNEEAGGSQDTLEFDDLVAGIVTEILRDVSGPLALYGHCGIGSATVVEVARRLEQAGRDLTAVYIGGIFPFARPKGILSGLSRFAEMESLRSNRTFINRLIGRGVDIEDLGLDEVNRIIRNMRHDTRSAEDYYGGLLDRRIAKISAPVISVIGEQDPATDHYEERYREWDFLSDTCALVVLDEGGHYFNRYRATEVAEIVTRTHRALTEDDAAALTRAARGPDSPWWLHGIHRSDRDDPTDPPPGTRRRRAAVPSMRRFLGVASGQLVSLIGSTFTSWAIPIWIYLTYGSVAQLALFVTLGLLPGLVVAPLAGAVVDRSHRKLVLLGASSAAFTIQLGLGALLWTDTLQLWHLYGLMVALSVAAAFQRLAYVASVPQLVPKHYLRHAIGVVELVNSFGTLLVPLVAASLLNSIGLDGILILDIVSYTVAIGVTAVVRWPAMMGWHRRETMLAEIANGFRFSWGHRNFRAMLIFFLVLNIFLAPALILTNPLVLSFGGLDEAATVSVLSGVGATVAGMLVAIWGGPARRPMRGVLLAVLMIALSAILVGLRPDLVTVAIGACGIAAGLTLTTGIYRAIVQVKIPQRYHGRAAALNQMISWSTLPLGFAVIAPSASAFFEPMLMPGGALAGTVGTLIGVGEGRGIAFVYVLAGLAIVVLVLVASRIPAVARFDTATPDALPDDLVGVQALQDRHRDTTPSAESRTLVGSGTTAGRQP
- a CDS encoding endo-1,4-beta-xylanase; protein product: MIDRRTHPGRGRRRTLVGLLTATALAMIAGAVVPALASSATTLKDLAEAKGKEIGFALDPNRLSESAYRNIADTEFNLVVAENAMKWDATEPARGSFNWNGADQVANYATSGGKKLYGHTLVWHSQLPGWVSNLSSPAELRTAMVDHISAVAGRYRGRVTAWDVVNEAFNDDGSRRSSVFQQRLGNGYIEEAFRAARAADPTAKLCINDYSTDGINNKSTAIYSLVQDFKARGVPIDCVGFQAHLIVGQVPANMQQNLQRFADLGVDVRITELDIRMQTPADATKLANQAADYRRVFQVCLAVARCAGVTVWGITDRYSWVPGTFPGQGAALIWDDNYQRKPAYDAVTEALGGIVTPTPTPTVTSPTTPPPVGGCRVSYTPNTWNTGFTANVTVANLGTTTVNGWILTFGFTAGQQVTSGWNATVTQSGGQVTAQNMSWNGTIPPNGSQSFGFQGTHSGTNPSPTSYALNGNPCTIG
- a CDS encoding cytochrome P450, with the translated sequence MTSTVPIPQGIPLQRVQPFDPPTDLTALRDERPVSRMIYPDGHEGWLVTGYDAARAVLADVRFSSRRELIRSPISLDVPPQRLEPAPPGAMIVTDPPEHTRYRRLLMGQFTVRRMNQLTPRIQQITDDHLAAMRKEGPPADLVRSFALPIPSLVICELLGVPYETRDEFQRESAVLFDLHIKAEQRQAAATKLERFLQDLVEHKRAEPGDDLLGGLVTGSDLTDEELTNIGLLLLIAGHETTANMLALGTFALLQHPEQMAALRSEPELAVNAVEELLRYLSIIHIGPMRAATEDVEIEGELIRAGESVTVSVPGANWDSARFPEPEQLDITRRATGHLSFGHGVHQCLGQQLARVEMRIAYPALLREFPTLGLAVPAREVPLRTDMAIYGVHRLPVTW